A segment of the Elaeis guineensis isolate ETL-2024a chromosome 6, EG11, whole genome shotgun sequence genome:
GTTTTAGGCATTGATTTTATGGAATGATATCACTTTTAGTAATCTATAATACTTCTTTCCTAAGAATCCAAGTAAAGcaattgaaaaatatttcatACCCTTTTTGAAACTCCAATCGATGATTCTATTTTTTTAGTGGAACTTCAACCAATGATTTCACTACAGATGTACTGGCCATAGCAAAAATACTCGGTTTCTATTGCGTTACAATTTAAATTTTCAGAAAACAAAAGCTGGTAATTCAGTACCCTTTTTATGTCAACAATGAAGCACACTGATTGTATGCCTCTTCAATGCATTCAAAGGTGCTTTAAGTATGAATTCCGTGAATCATGGATTCACAAAATTGCAGTTGGTCCTCATCTCTCCCTCATTCCCTGTGAGGACTGGGCTGTTTGCAAGATTTACCATGGACAATGCAAACTGCTGGTGGAAGAGCATTGGCTGTGTAGCTAGTGCTTTGACAACTGGTGAAGTCCTGGAGTCAGAGTAGAGCAACTGGTCAGTCAACAGCAGTCCCATCTTCTTCTCAAGATTCTTATAGTACATGGAATCGAATGTGGTCGGGGTGGTGGCATCGAGCTCAACGACTTCAGTAGCCCATTGGCATTTCCTCCTCAGGAAATTAAGGTATCGAGCATCAATGGAGGGGTCAGGTTTGCCAGTGCCATTAAAGTTGTAGAGCCTCTGCTGAATCGCATCGCAAGTGCATCGCCCTATTGTGTGAGATCCTGAAGTTTCATAATCGAGGCAAAGAGATCAGGAAAAGAAGTTGCGAAGGACAACAGATCAAGAAGCATTCCACAAGATTGTTCTTGTTTAGTCATCCAAGAGAACTGAGAGGAGAGGTTGTGAGACACCTGAAAGGACCACAAGGTCAAGAAGGCTTAAGCCTCTGGATTGGAAGAACTCGATGAGGTAGGTGACGTTTTCATGCCCGGCAGGGACAAGGTCAACTTCCTTCGCCAAGGACATCCGTCCATCCTTTCTGCCATACTTGTTTTCCCAAAACGGGCCTCCAATCTGTCATTTTGGACACAATGAGTAGCTAAACATGCACTATGATAGGATTTATGGCCAAGAAATATGATGGATGGATTGGAGACATcatggatttattttttatgacaatgTAGCAGGCTATCTGTAGCAGTGCTGTTTACCAAAACTCGTTCACCTGATGGATGGATATTTACTACATAACGGATTTATTTACATTACCTTGACAGTGGCATCGCGAGCAGCAGCAGTCAGTATGTCAGCACAGAAGACGGTCTTTGGGCATTTCTTTTCCACCTCTGCTTTAATGTCATCAATTACCTCGAAGCCTCTCAGTGTCTCGCTTGCCTTGGCCCTCCTCTCACTCCCCCAATGGTTCAGCAGAATGGAACCATCACATCCCTGCATTCTCCCACTcatcaaactcaaaaattatatatCGAAAGAGTTCTTCAAATGAGAGAGAAACAGGAAGCAAAGGCGGTAGTTTAATTACCCTAACAGCACAATCATGGAAGTGCAACCTGATTAGGCTTGCAGCAAGAGTGTAGTCCCTGGAGACCCAATACTTAATCTTCCTGTCGACGATAGCTTCGAAGTTTTGGCAGGTCCTGGCATAGTAATCAAGAGACAGTTGGTCTGCAGCTGCCATTGATGTCGACTCTGGGTCTCGAGAGCCCAATGCCATGATAAGATGAGGAAGGAGCAAGAGgatttgaaagaagagagagagctcCATGTTAACAGCTAAGAAGGGAGATAGGAAGGGTGTAAACAGATGCCACAGGTCTTGGCATGTTAAGGGCCGTTAGGACATGCGAGCTCTTATAGACACGAATGTCTGTGTAGTGCGTACATGGGTGCACGTATAGAGTTACCATGTATCGATTTAATTTTTCAAaggttttaaaaagaagagatacTAATCAGCCGAATGGACTTTGTTGAGGTGCGACATGAACATGATTTAAAACATGCTTGCACGTCGGCAAAGGATATTTTTGGAACCTTAGAAGTTGTTAgaatataatatatgatttttatatgatCCATGTGTACATTCTTCTTGCAAGTTTGAATAGTAAGAaacattatttattttaatatatgatattttttttatatgatctatgatccttatattaaatataatttatgatttttccacTCCCGACATTATTGCAGAGACCTTTCCTACTGTGGTTGTGAAGTTCTTCCTCAATCGACACGGAGGATATCTTGAGTTGGTTAAAAACCcataataattaaatctaaatagtttggaaaaAAAGTTGACTTTGCTCCTGATGACCATTCCAATTCTGTTctccatttttttcctttttttttttttatgggttgTTGGACCTGGGCTTCGTCACAAATAGAGGGACCAGGTCGTCTTTGGTCACGGTCTGCCTCAACGATATAACAGAAGATGGATAAATGGAGTGACAGAAAGGTACAtaagatttttgttttttttttcgagAAAATAAGATAATAGGCTCCACCGGAAGAACAAAGAAGAACAAATACAATCTTAGTCATGGTGCCACATCCGACCCAACAATCTAAACTGGGAGTGTAACAAACGACCATACATCTTTAGGAtttaaactcacaagacatgcaaagtctatctttatattcatatatattcatatcaatctTAAgtagtaataaaaataaatttttattatatttattaaataaaaataattcataaaaattaataaaaataattaatatttatttcaaaaataaattaagcaAAGAGCATCTAAGGTCCTATATTCCTCACAGCTCCTCAAGCGACATATATTCTTTTGgatctgaaaaaaatataatataagaatGAGATTTACAAGctcaataaattatcaaaaccactaatttaattaaatattttatatagaaaaataaatttttaaattgtatgattttttataaaaatatttcaataagtATAAAAACATGCAATATCGATCAATATAGAATAGAAATATGCATTTGCtcgaaataaattttttacaatGATCAAGAGTCAACCATCTACTCTTACTCTTCTAGTCCCTCTGACTAAGGCTTGTGGCTAGCCCCAAAAGAGACTGGATCCTAATTATAACATACCATCAATGATCATGCACCAATAATCATCCCACTGAAGGTCTGAAAGAAAAACTAGTCATAATATCACATGAAGATTCTATTGGGGATGTCTGGCTAAGACACCACTTCCacaagatcttttcgataccacacattgcaacagaaagaaagaagaaaataatacgaCACAATCAAGTACGTGGAGCAGCCCAAGCGCTGTcttcacggggcatgcaagcttcattataAAAAAGAAACAAATACAAGAGAAAAACATCCACTCTCAACTCTCTGCATACCaccctctctcaactagaagctatcctcacaaaagctctctcaaatctCCAAGGAGATCCTCTCACAGGCCTGCCAGTACCAGGCTTTTCGATGCCTCTGGATGCTTCCTGTGGAGCAAACCGCTACATCGTGCCTCTCTACAGCTGTTCTGCTGGACGCTCTGCTCCACCCTCGATCCTCTGTCAGTGCTCTACAGGGTCTAGTCTGCTCGTTGTGCATACTCAGAGCTCTATCGGACTCCTTCTGATGACTGCACGATTCTCCCTCACATTGATGCCTCCGCTCACGGCTCTCTGTCACGCTCTCAACGTGTTTTTGGTTCTATTCACCCACAGAGCCTCTTAAAGGCCCTAAAACCCAGCTAAGATCGAAATCAGACTTTGGATCGGACTCCTGTAGCTTCTTGGCCATCCGATTGTGCCTCAGATCAGAAACTAGCTATTGGATCGCATCCCATCGCACTAGATCATGCCTCTGATCTCCCTGAGATGGCTCACAGCCATTCGATCATGACTACGATCATCCAAAGCCATTCGATTGCGCATCAGTCCATGAGAACCCCGCATTTACCATGAGAAATCACCTGGAAACACCgtcagtccaccatggaccatgagAAACTAGGTGGGAAATGCTCTGGTGGTCCACAACGGTAGCCATAGACTGTCAGTCCATGCACCACATGTGGATTGCGTAAGGATCCATGCAGGCCGCACCTGTGCGCGTCCGTCTGGGCTTGGGCCGTGCCCGCATGCGTGCCCGCCTGATCCTGGGCTGCACACCACACGTCTGCATGTTGGGCCGCATGCTCTCGGTTGGCCCACACGCCACCGTGCATGCTCGCTCCACCACAGCCTCCATCAGCCTGCCACCGCCTCGTGGGCTATGCCACCTGCTCTGAATTTTTTTCGAGCATATCTTctccatctggactccgtttggactgatcTTGAGATCGTTGGAGTCCATTTGTCATTGTGGATCTTGCTGTGGGCTCAGTATGGACCAAATCTCAAAACATCAAATCCTAACGATCTTCATCTCGATCGATATTCAGCCTCCACCtgactttgagagcttttggttcTCCTCGCCTCCATGCTCTGGGGCAATCGTCTGCTACttttggatggacaaacatggaagTCAAGCTAagccactcgatcccatctccattatATGCTGTACGCACCTCACAGGACCTCCTGATttgagacctactcggggtaGCCTCCGTGCGACATcgctcatcctctcgagtctctcgTCCCGTGTCAGATCCATCTCTACCTGGAGCTCtacctcacactgggctcccaCTGGCATCCTCCATGTAGACGGCTCCTTCTTACACAAGAGTgtgagaaaaattcagtgcaggggtaaaatggtaattttaaaattttttcaaaattatgattttacaatgaaaaaatattaattaatctaattaattaacataaatttatcctacactaggatctaaaaatgatatatagcatacattcatttaaatttgaaattcaaattcgaacagtaaacactttactgtaatgtgttcagaacacaatacctttgtgcaggtagtagatcgccgtaatctgatcaccgtcgagagagtctgatcatcacgatgcagtcacacagtgtgtctggcctctgtggatcgtccacatgaagctctcggtctgatcgactccttacgaatgctagctcattgtagagcccttttgatggtggatgctgattgaactccttcgatcgatgtctgtcgattcttcggatactccagatcaccaacagacgtgcttgagaggatgttgaagatctccctgagattttgtgggctcacgacactcgtagctcactttctcacttcccgaatcccaggttaaaactcttggaaattcaccagaaaccttgcacccacttttctttcttttctttctttttctcttggaagggtatggacttccttctcacgcacaagacttctcatgccccaaaatttttttctaaaaatcttcttcttgcacgtcccactcttctcctctttttataataacgtcaaacgtcttatccaaaagaaaggataaagatgagtaattatacatttgaattcaaattaaattttgaattcaaatggacaccaactcatcccttatccactaaaggcatgaggcatggcttaaattgtgcatggagtgatttcatgagaaaccttttctcatgtaataaatggagcgtaaaaaaagggataaggtgcaaagattgattgcccattcaaattcaaactttattttgaatttgaatggccaaccaatcatccttatccattcatatggcacattaaagtggggagtggagagggcttggcgtgagaaaaaaattcatgagaagttccttctcatgaattcaaatgggtgcaatggaagtgaggtggcacatggagattgggtcaaggtggtttaattatttaaaccaacctaattgaaccaaataagttaggtccaattagaataatttaaattaggcttaattaagcttaataaaatcctaatcaaatcaaaaattgattaagcctaacccctgatcaaatcagggaccaaaccatctcgacgattaggtcaactcttaacctaatcgggtcaaacccaactgaatccaattcaattggacttgatccaaaaataattactcaatcaaattgagttaattagcgatcaaatcactaattaaacctctcataaatactgagtccaaatccgatgggcaatcaggcatcagaattcatcgtatgtaaccctgatcgaaaagtcccaaccagtgggactcttgaccccggtacccataatgtgtggaactcgtgatcagagaatcttgattctcgatcactgagttccaaatatgtaggattctacatcagccatcagatcagataggaacctctaatgtgtgtgacctcgcaggttcgaacctaagccggtagcacaggaaccaattcctgtactaattgaagtgaccatctagcaatggtatccgacatccggataggtcgaagagtcacaatcgcaacactcagaacctacataaatatggttactatataattcatccttttgacccctgtgtttaggacgactcagggttaaactgtcaatcctgatcagatcatccgaatcgtgctcaactcaaacagtcctgtgactcctcacaaggactaccctggccaaggttttgctaaattgaaacacgactgtacacagctcctaaactggagtggtcaatcccattttgacacacgcaccgacaagtcaagtacttgactacacccagcagccttccgtcactgaattagaaattcaggtagtccagtgcctaagtgcagtgagttgcttgcaagtcaccgtggtggtctcaggtcggagggatatttatacccatattccatcggagcaaatcttgacagcagaaatagctctggagtcggtcacgttcagtgcagatgtacccttatatctcatctgtatgtcataccagtgtctccacactcattggttaagaggacaaccaacctatatggcacacaatgacctatgcttgataaacgttgtcgttcttggtaacaacgtatcatttggtcgcgaacagatttaaggactaaacgataaatcctcttttgtcgagtctaaatagtccttaggacttcaccacaacataggagttcattagaagatgaaatattttgtgatgaaaaatatcaaaataatttttattaattcataattcatgtataaatataaaaataagcacaaccgtcaacaggttgacgattggctttgggacactattcccaacaatctcccacttgtcctaaagccaatcggtgcagtatctaatacccatcttcgacttgtagttgtcgaactccttcatcgcaatggctttagtgattgggtcagctaggttctcttttccgtcgatcttctgaagatcgacgtcacctcgatccataattttcaggatgagatggtagcggcgcagaatatgcttcgtccgctggtgtgcctttggttccttcgccagagcaatggctccagagctgtcacagtagagtagaactggaccaacaa
Coding sequences within it:
- the LOC105049037 gene encoding peroxidase 7, with translation MELSLFFQILLLLPHLIMALGSRDPESTSMAAADQLSLDYYARTCQNFEAIVDRKIKYWVSRDYTLAASLIRLHFHDCAVRGCDGSILLNHWGSERRAKASETLRGFEVIDDIKAEVEKKCPKTVFCADILTAAARDATVKIGGPFWENKYGRKDGRMSLAKEVDLVPAGHENVTYLIEFFQSRGLSLLDLVVLSGSHTIGRCTCDAIQQRLYNFNGTGKPDPSIDARYLNFLRRKCQWATEVVELDATTPTTFDSMYYKNLEKKMGLLLTDQLLYSDSRTSPVVKALATQPMLFHQQFALSMVNLANSPVLTGNEGEMRTNCNFVNP